In Candidatus Zixiibacteriota bacterium, one genomic interval encodes:
- a CDS encoding DinB family protein, whose protein sequence is MYTTVQSFEAEWKSVSKNTLKLFEALTDESLNQSVSGGHRTLGRIAWHIAMTLPEMAGQTGLDFAGFDHEQPVPQTAMEITGTYQKLAALVAERCMVDWTDVEMTEELELYGERFPRGVWGRSLIHHEIHHRGQMTILMRQAGLAVPGLYGPSKEEWSTFGMEEPVV, encoded by the coding sequence ATGTATACAACTGTCCAGTCTTTTGAGGCTGAATGGAAATCTGTGTCCAAGAACACACTGAAACTGTTTGAAGCCTTGACCGACGAGTCGCTAAATCAGTCGGTATCCGGAGGTCACCGCACGCTGGGACGGATCGCCTGGCATATTGCAATGACTCTGCCTGAGATGGCCGGTCAGACCGGATTGGATTTCGCAGGTTTCGATCACGAACAGCCGGTTCCACAAACCGCCATGGAGATCACAGGGACTTATCAAAAGCTGGCCGCGCTTGTGGCCGAACGATGCATGGTCGACTGGACCGATGTCGAGATGACTGAAGAACTGGAATTATACGGCGAAAGATTTCCGCGCGGCGTCTGGGGACGATCCCTGATCCATCACGAGATTCACCACCGCGGTCAGATGACTATTCTGATGCGCCAGGCCGGGCTGGCCGTGCCGGGGCTATATGGTCCGTCCAAAGAAGAGTGGTCCACATTCGGTATGGAAGAGCCTGTGGTATAG
- a CDS encoding aldo/keto reductase family protein, translating into MKYRRVGKSGLRISEISLGGWLTYGGSVDSELGVEIVRRAIELGVNFIDISDIYSKGKAEEVIGRAIEPMTRSDLVISSKLFWPMSDNVNDRGLSRKHIMESVEKSLKRIGTDYLDMYFCHRFDPETEVEETVRAMDDLVREGKILYWGTSVWEASQIEQAVNEAKAFSGYLPVVEQPCYNMLDRHIETEILPTCTRYGIGLVVWSPLAQGLLTGKYDQGAPEDSRGARTDWLKGIMTESNLAKVKQIGAIARDMNITTSQLALAWTLRLPEISCAITGATNVTQVEENVIASDIEVPYDVLEAIESILTGSTGE; encoded by the coding sequence ATGAAATACCGTCGTGTCGGTAAAAGCGGACTGAGAATCTCTGAAATCTCACTGGGCGGCTGGCTGACCTATGGGGGCAGTGTGGATTCGGAGTTGGGTGTTGAGATTGTCAGACGAGCGATTGAACTGGGCGTGAATTTTATCGACATCTCAGACATTTATTCCAAGGGCAAGGCCGAGGAAGTGATCGGACGAGCTATCGAGCCGATGACCCGATCCGACCTGGTGATTTCCAGCAAGTTGTTCTGGCCGATGTCGGACAATGTCAATGACCGTGGTCTGAGTCGCAAACATATCATGGAATCGGTGGAGAAGTCGCTGAAACGGATAGGCACCGACTACCTCGATATGTACTTCTGCCACCGTTTTGATCCTGAGACGGAAGTGGAAGAAACAGTTCGCGCTATGGACGATCTGGTTCGCGAGGGTAAGATTCTGTATTGGGGTACATCGGTCTGGGAGGCATCGCAAATCGAACAAGCGGTGAATGAGGCCAAAGCGTTCAGCGGATACTTGCCGGTTGTTGAGCAGCCCTGTTACAACATGCTGGACCGTCATATCGAAACCGAGATTCTACCGACCTGCACACGCTATGGAATCGGTCTCGTGGTCTGGTCGCCGCTGGCTCAGGGTCTGCTGACCGGCAAGTACGACCAGGGCGCGCCCGAGGACAGCCGAGGGGCTCGCACCGACTGGCTTAAGGGTATTATGACCGAAAGCAACTTGGCCAAGGTAAAGCAGATCGGAGCCATTGCCCGCGATATGAACATCACCACCTCACAGTTGGCTCTGGCCTGGACACTGCGCCTGCCCGAAATCAGTTGTGCAATTACCGGCGCCACGAATGTGACGCAGGTCGAGGAAAATGTGATCGCCTCGGATATCGAGGTGCCGTATGATGTTCTGGAGGCCATCGAATCGATACTCACAGGTTCCACCGGCGAATAG
- a CDS encoding ubiquinone/menaquinone biosynthesis methyltransferase, translating into MEVISAIVNQEKPANSNDQSVDQPVIARQRENARMFDRIAHRYDFLNRLLSLRRDVVWRRRLVDHLPAGSQLHLLDVATGTADLILSLKQHSEQIGLGIGLDLAPLMLEVGGKKLRGNQRKEQVALVLGDGAVMPFPADSFDVVTIGFGIRNFADTMAGLCEFHRVLRPGGRLLVLEFSLPRNRLLYYSYLAYFRYFLPIVGRLLSGDAAAYRHLNRSVESFPHGREFCDLLEKNGFTNVRATPLTFGVASIYQGDKTS; encoded by the coding sequence ATGGAAGTGATTTCTGCCATTGTGAATCAGGAAAAACCGGCCAACTCAAATGACCAGTCGGTTGATCAGCCCGTCATCGCCCGCCAACGCGAGAATGCGCGGATGTTCGACCGTATTGCCCACCGGTATGATTTTCTGAACCGTCTGCTTTCATTAAGGCGTGATGTAGTCTGGCGGCGTCGCCTGGTCGACCATTTGCCCGCCGGTTCTCAATTACACCTGTTGGACGTCGCCACCGGCACCGCCGACCTGATACTCTCACTAAAGCAGCATTCTGAGCAGATAGGCTTGGGAATTGGTCTGGACCTGGCCCCACTGATGCTCGAAGTGGGTGGGAAAAAGTTACGCGGGAATCAACGGAAAGAACAGGTGGCTCTGGTCCTTGGCGACGGAGCGGTCATGCCGTTTCCCGCGGACAGTTTCGATGTTGTCACCATCGGCTTCGGGATTCGCAATTTTGCGGATACGATGGCCGGACTGTGCGAATTCCACCGTGTTCTCAGACCCGGCGGGCGGCTTTTGGTGCTTGAGTTCTCTCTGCCTCGCAACCGGCTCTTATACTACAGCTACCTGGCCTATTTTCGCTATTTCCTGCCAATTGTAGGCCGATTGCTTTCAGGTGACGCTGCTGCTTACCGACATCTCAATCGATCGGTGGAGAGCTTTCCGCATGGCCGGGAGTTTTGTGACTTGCTTGAAAAAAACGGCTTCACCAACGTAAGAGCGACCCCACTCACCTTTGGTGTGGCCTCGATTTACCAGGGGGACAAGACGAGCTGA
- a CDS encoding isochorismate synthase: protein MAISTTHPKATDYSQVLPLMAEHIQAALSSVSTVETLAPELQRLVVELPPIDSLAWLQVQAATDRMYWSDREGVFETAGIGVADLIEPSHHDSDNTPWPSRSNHDPAEGGSMRYFGGHRFCNRSGNADQLWSDFATCRFVLPRFELYRADERCWFVCNLRLQADHEHCAEILNALSVVVFPDAQQPSDLSPMIDRTDLPDRAGWESTVHHVLRAVKDGSLSKVVLARRSDLLFERTVDPVRLLRRLKDRSVDCFHFLFQFDSPAAFVGASPERLFRRSGRRIESEAVAGTRPRGATADEDLQMEQELINSRKDIIEHRFVVEDISRVMTHLCSEWQTLDHDDTDSLMKLARVQHLITRLEGQLDNGRSDMDIASMLHPTSAVGGVPTENALRMIDELEPFDRGWYAAPVGWLSRDSAEFAVAIRSGLVAGRAVHLYSGAGIVDGSSAEDEWREIDSKLANFLAALG from the coding sequence ATGGCCATCTCAACGACTCATCCCAAAGCGACAGATTACTCACAGGTGTTACCTTTGATGGCTGAACATATCCAGGCTGCGCTGTCGTCGGTCTCGACTGTGGAGACCCTGGCGCCGGAGCTTCAGAGATTGGTCGTGGAACTGCCGCCGATTGACTCACTGGCCTGGCTGCAGGTGCAGGCGGCGACAGATCGGATGTATTGGTCCGACCGCGAGGGCGTTTTTGAGACTGCCGGTATTGGAGTGGCCGATCTGATCGAGCCTTCACACCATGATAGTGATAACACCCCCTGGCCAAGCCGATCCAATCATGATCCTGCCGAAGGCGGGTCTATGAGATACTTCGGTGGTCATCGCTTTTGCAATCGGTCGGGTAATGCAGATCAACTATGGAGCGACTTCGCAACATGTCGATTCGTTCTGCCACGATTCGAGCTCTACCGGGCCGACGAGCGCTGTTGGTTCGTTTGCAACCTCAGGTTGCAGGCCGATCATGAGCATTGTGCTGAAATATTAAACGCCCTTTCAGTTGTTGTTTTCCCCGATGCACAACAACCGTCGGACTTGTCGCCGATGATCGACCGAACCGACTTGCCCGATCGGGCCGGGTGGGAGAGTACTGTTCACCACGTTTTGCGGGCGGTGAAAGATGGGTCGTTGTCAAAAGTTGTGCTGGCCCGACGGTCGGACCTGCTGTTTGAACGGACGGTTGATCCCGTCAGATTACTACGTCGGCTCAAAGACCGCTCGGTTGACTGTTTTCACTTCCTTTTCCAGTTTGATTCCCCCGCTGCTTTTGTCGGCGCCTCGCCGGAGCGACTGTTCCGCCGGTCGGGTCGTCGCATAGAATCGGAGGCGGTGGCCGGCACTCGACCCCGCGGCGCCACCGCCGACGAAGATCTCCAAATGGAGCAGGAACTGATCAACAGTCGGAAAGATATAATCGAGCACCGCTTCGTGGTTGAAGACATCAGCCGCGTAATGACGCACCTATGTTCCGAGTGGCAGACTCTCGACCACGACGATACCGATTCGTTGATGAAACTGGCTCGTGTGCAGCACTTGATCACGCGCCTTGAGGGTCAGTTGGACAATGGTCGCTCCGATATGGATATCGCCTCAATGCTACACCCCACTTCGGCGGTGGGGGGTGTGCCGACAGAGAATGCGCTTCGGATGATAGACGAGTTGGAACCGTTCGACCGAGGTTGGTATGCTGCACCGGTAGGTTGGTTGAGCCGAGACTCAGCCGAGTTTGCGGTGGCGATCCGGTCAGGATTGGTCGCCGGTCGCGCCGTGCATTTGTACTCCGGCGCCGGTATCGTGGATGGCTCGTCGGCTGAGGACGAATGGCGCGAGATAGATTCAAAGCTGGCTAATTTCCTTGCGGCTCTGGGTTAA